The window ATTTTAAACAGAATAAATACTATAAAAAGGGGAGTATCAATATTGATACTCCCCTTTTTATAGTAAAAATAGAACATCTATATGTACCAATATTTTTTGTATAAGAAAATCATCATCGCCAATACTATGACTAAGGGCAGAAAAAGCAAAATGAATGGTTTAATAAATGCTTGCTGCACTGAGTATAGTTTTGCGAAAGGGTGACTATATTGCGCTATTCAAAAACTTTAACTAGTATTGTGTTGTTACTTTTTGTGATTATGGTAATTGGAATTTCAGGTGGTTGTAGTAATAAACCAGCGCCAAAACCTTTACCAGATACACCGGGAACAGCAGAAAATCCAGAAGGAAAAATTGCTATGCCGCCCCGTATGGTACTCGGGTACTATGAAAATCCTTGGCCTGGTACACCTGATAAGACAGGATCATTTCCTAGTATGAAATCCTTTGCCAAAAGCATGACCGGAGTTGGTCCCTTTTGGTATAAAGCCACTAAGAATGGGGCTTTAGAAGCGAAAGATAGCCAACTTGTTTATGATACTGCTAAGAGCTTAGGTCTGGCAATGTATCCGTTGATTACAAATAAAACTGGATCAAATGAACAAGTGCTAGGCGATCCAGCAATTCGTACGATAGTAACGGATAATATTGTAAAACTAGTACAAGAAAAACAATACGATGGTGTGAATATTGATTTTGAATTACTACCACCAGCACAAAGAGATAATTTAACAAAGTTTATGGCAGAATTATATCCCAAAATGAAGGCGATTAATAAGACTGTGATTATATCTGTATTTCCTCAGGTTGATGTAGCGGAAGATGTCTCAGGGGCTTATAATTATCCAGAGCTAGCAAAGAGTGCAGATTTTTTACAAATCATGACCTATGATAATCATTGGTCAACATCCAAACCAGGTCCCATTGCACCAATTGACTGGTATGAAAAAAATATTAAATACGCCATTGATAATTGTGGCGGGCCTCAAAAGGTCATAATTGGCCTAGGTTTTTATGGTTACGATTGGGTTGGCAAGGAAGGAGAGACAATTACCTATGTAGATGCGATTGTACGGGCGGAACAAAATGGAGCTAAGATTGAGTATGATGAGGCATTACAAGCACCCCACTATAAGTACAAAGATCATGAAGTTTGGTTTGAAAATGATAAAAGTATATCGGCTAAGTTAGATGTTGTTGCAAAGTACAACCCAGCTGGGATTGCATTATGGCGTTTAGGGCAAGAACAACCAGAAGTATGGCCTTTAATTGATAAAAAGTTTCCCAAGTAAGTGAGAAAAAATATCTGCTGACGAGTATCAGCAGATATTTTTTCCGTTTCAGCATGTATAGCTTTGAAGTGCTTCGAGAATATTTTGTTTATGGTCACAATTTTTCTTATCTTCATTTTCTTGATAGCAGTGAGAAGTATAATAATTTCGAGGAGAATAATATTTTAAAGTATTGTTCTCTATATCTTTATATAGATGTATCTATGATGAATTTGATATAAAATAGAAAAAAATAGAAGTTTTTATCAAAAATAAAAATAAATTAGCGTAATTTGTCAGAAAAACACATACTAGATTGAGTAGAGGATGAGTATTATTTTGAGAAATAATTGGCTAATAACGAAAGTAATAACTTTGGTAGTAGTGATCTTTTTGTCAATATCAATTTGTGAAGTAGGGTTTGCAACTGAGCGGCTTGATAAATTTGATATAAGTAACCCTTGGCAGAGCTTATCCAATCCACAGATTTCTAAGGTGGAAATGTACCAGATGCCTCAGGTTAGGGAGATTAAGGAATCTAATATTAAGATTAATATAAGGCAATTACGTATTATTGGTCAGGGGATTTATAGTGAGCCTGCCTTAGTAGCCTTAGTTCAAGATACAGTTGGTCGAGAAGTTACTTTAAGTGAAATACAAAATATAGCCGGGGAAATAACTCAGTACTATCGTAGGCAGGGTTACTTAGTGGCGAGAGCTTATTTACCTGCTCAGGAAATTAAAGATGGCGTAATTGATATAAGAGTTCTTTTGGGGCACTACGGTAAAATTGTACTACATAACCAAGTTGGGATAGCACAAGAGACTGTCCAAAATATGATAAGTGGGATTAAAAGTGGCGACACAATAGAAAAAAAGAAGCTTGATCGCAGCATTTTGTTGTTAAGTGATATTCCAGGGATAAAGGTAAAAGCCGTATTAAGTCCAGGGGAGCTTGTTGGCACTTCGGACTTAAATGTTACCGTGGATAATGATAGCCTGATAACAGGCAGTGTCAGTATTAATAATTATGGTAGCCCTTACATAGGTAGAAATCAGATTAGTTTGGGGTTTAATTTAAATCATCCCACTGGTCAGGGAGATGTTCTTTCAGTTAACACAATGATGCCGGGCCATGGGTTAAGGAATACTGATATAGCCTATCAAATACCTATTGAGGGTTCAGGACTTAAAATGGGGGTAGGATACTCAAAAATGCATTATGATCTTGGTGAAGAATTCGCAAGCTTACTTGCAGATGGTCAAGTTAAAACAGGAAATTTATTCATTAGCTATCCTTTTGTACGTTCTTATCGTTCTAATGTATATGGTCAGATAAGCTATCAAAAAAAGGAGATACAAGATCGTATTGGTGCTATCCAGAGTGTGACAGAAAAAGATGAAAGGGATATAGTCATTGGAGTAAGTGGTGATAATTGGGATAGCATTGGTTATGGTGGGATGACGAATTATTCTCTTACCTATTCTACAGGTTCTTTGAATATTCAAAGTTTAGATGCGAAAGCAATCGATGATTTGACTGCTCGAACTAATGGTAAATATGGTAAATATAATTTGAAAATAGTACGTCAGCAAGGGTTGAGGGATAACTTGTCACTGTATCTATCCTTATCTAGTCAGCTTGCTACTAACAATTTGGATTCCTCGGAGAAAATGTCTCTGGGAGGAGCATATGGGGTACGTGCTTATCCGCAAGGGGAAGCCATGGGTGATGAAGGATACTTGTTTACTGCGGAAGTGAGACATGCTTTACCAGTTAGAAATATACCAGGAAGTTTGCAAATAGCGTCCTTTTTTGACACCGGTAGTATTTTGGTGAATAAGAAACCATGGTTAGCTACAGCTAATCGGCGAACTTTATCAGGAGCGGGCATTGGACTAATTTGGAATAAGGACAGGGAGTTTTATATACGGATGGATTATGCATGGAAGCTGAGGGGCGAAAAATCCACAGCACAAGCAGATGAGCCTAGCCGTTTATGGCTACAAGGGATACAATACTTTTGAAGAAGAGGGATTATTATGCAAAGAAAGTATTTACGGGCAATGCGTCGTGGGAAAGGTCTCATCTTATCAATGGGAGTGTTGTGGATTGTTCTGCTGCCGGGTAATGGGTTTGCTTTACCTACCTCAGGAACAGTGGTTTCTGGAGGTGGAATTGTTACCCAAACCGGTAGTACGATAAATATCAATCAGACGACTTCTAATTTAATTATGAATTGGAATCAATTTAATATTGGGGCTGGCGAAAAAGTTAATTTTCTGCAGCCTTCTGTGAATTCAGTAAGTTTGAATCGTGTACTTGGCAGTGATCCTTCCCAAATATTTGGCCAATTATCAGCCAATGGCAAGGTATTTCTTGTCAACCCTAATGGTGTCTTATTTGCCTCCAATGCTCGTGTAGATGTAGGGGGACTGGTAGCTACTACTATGAATATAAGTGATAAAGACTTTCTCGCTGGCAAATATAGATTTATACAAGGCACCACCAACGGTAGTGTCGTAAATCAGGGGAGTATCGATGCTGGTACTGGTGGATATATTGCATTATTTGCGCCAGAGGTGAGAAATGAGGGGGTATTAGTTACCAAGTTGGGTACGGTAGCTTTAGGGGCGGGCAAACAGGTGACATTGGATGTAAATGGAGATGGGTTATTACATTTGAATGTGGATCAGGCTGTGTTGAATGCTAATATAGTCAATAAGGGGATCATAGAGGCAGAAGGGGGACAAGCTATATTGTCTGCCAAGGCTGGTAATGCTCTATTGGCTACAGTTGTTAATAATGAAGGAATTATTGAAGCGAAAAGTATTGCCAATCATAACGGGGTTATTTGTCTGGAAAGTGATAGTGGTATAGTCGCTGTTTCTGGCACTCTTGATGTATCAGGCAGATTATCCGGACAAACAGGCGGTACTATCAAAGTATTGGGTCAAAAAGTAGGAGTTTTTGATAATGCAAAGTTAGATGCATCAGGATATGCAGGTGGTGGCACTATTCTCATAGGAGGGAACTATCAAGGCAAAGGCAGTGAACAAAATGCTCAGAAGACTTTTGTGGGGACGAGTGCCGTCATTCATGCTAATGCATTAGTTACAGGCGATGGGGGCAAAGTAGTCGTATGGGCGGATGATACGACCCAGTTCCAAGGAAAGATTACTGTTAGTGGCGGAACGGTAACAGGTAATGGTGGTAGTGTGGAAGTGTCTGGCAAGAAAGTGCTCAATTATCAGGGAAATGTAGAGCTACAGGCTTCTAAAGGTGAGGCTGGGACGTTGCTGTTAGATCCTCAGGATATTGTAATTGACAGCTCTGGGATCGATCCAATGGTGAGTAATACCGTTGCCTTTGCGGATGGCCCTGCAACAACCACGAT is drawn from Pelosinus sp. IPA-1 and contains these coding sequences:
- a CDS encoding glycosyl hydrolase family 18 protein, whose product is MTILRYSKTLTSIVLLLFVIMVIGISGGCSNKPAPKPLPDTPGTAENPEGKIAMPPRMVLGYYENPWPGTPDKTGSFPSMKSFAKSMTGVGPFWYKATKNGALEAKDSQLVYDTAKSLGLAMYPLITNKTGSNEQVLGDPAIRTIVTDNIVKLVQEKQYDGVNIDFELLPPAQRDNLTKFMAELYPKMKAINKTVIISVFPQVDVAEDVSGAYNYPELAKSADFLQIMTYDNHWSTSKPGPIAPIDWYEKNIKYAIDNCGGPQKVIIGLGFYGYDWVGKEGETITYVDAIVRAEQNGAKIEYDEALQAPHYKYKDHEVWFENDKSISAKLDVVAKYNPAGIALWRLGQEQPEVWPLIDKKFPK
- a CDS encoding ShlB/FhaC/HecB family hemolysin secretion/activation protein — its product is MRNNWLITKVITLVVVIFLSISICEVGFATERLDKFDISNPWQSLSNPQISKVEMYQMPQVREIKESNIKINIRQLRIIGQGIYSEPALVALVQDTVGREVTLSEIQNIAGEITQYYRRQGYLVARAYLPAQEIKDGVIDIRVLLGHYGKIVLHNQVGIAQETVQNMISGIKSGDTIEKKKLDRSILLLSDIPGIKVKAVLSPGELVGTSDLNVTVDNDSLITGSVSINNYGSPYIGRNQISLGFNLNHPTGQGDVLSVNTMMPGHGLRNTDIAYQIPIEGSGLKMGVGYSKMHYDLGEEFASLLADGQVKTGNLFISYPFVRSYRSNVYGQISYQKKEIQDRIGAIQSVTEKDERDIVIGVSGDNWDSIGYGGMTNYSLTYSTGSLNIQSLDAKAIDDLTARTNGKYGKYNLKIVRQQGLRDNLSLYLSLSSQLATNNLDSSEKMSLGGAYGVRAYPQGEAMGDEGYLFTAEVRHALPVRNIPGSLQIASFFDTGSILVNKKPWLATANRRTLSGAGIGLIWNKDREFYIRMDYAWKLRGEKSTAQADEPSRLWLQGIQYF